In Flavobacterium gelatinilyticum, a genomic segment contains:
- a CDS encoding heavy metal translocating P-type ATPase — protein MSEQNCFHCGLIIPKNEEINFDEKKFCCTGCKTVYEIFSLNDLTCYYDFEKSPGATPQDIQGKYDFLENEAIISKVLEFQEGNTAIVSLSIPHIHCSSCIWILENLNRLQPGISTSQVNFPEKKVRITFNSDVVSLKEIAYLLSSIGYEPYISLENYETGKNKVDRSLTYKLGVAFFCFGNIMLLSFPEYFEMKEFWLDSYKPFFRLLIFVLALPSFLYSASGYYVSAYHSIRTRMLNIDIPIALGIIVMFIRSSYDMLMDHGPGFFDSLASLVFFMLLGKMFQIKTYSFLSFERDFKSYFPIAVTRINSDLSEESVPIYDVQKGNRLLIRNQELIPVDGILISEKAEIDYSFVTGEAVPITKVSGDKVFAGGKQIGKVIEMEVLHSVSQSYLTQLWSNEIFQKKVDQKHKTITDAISRYFTPILLLIAFGGFGYWIFFDANTAFNVFTAVLIVACPCALALTAPFTFGNILRIMGKQKMYLKNALVIEQLAKVDTIVFDKTGTITTNKKSNILYEGNELSEQNYELIKNVLRGSNHPLSRMLYDFLPEYKRVKVADFQEITGKGILAVVDNKEIKIGSASFVESSVLDTSEIERTSLYIKIDNVNYGKFVFQNQYREGLQNLFNTLSKDYNIKVLSGDNDGERANLEAILPKNTELIFNQKPEQKLEFIKNLQDTGKNVMMVGDGLNDAGALAQSNVGISVSENVNVFSPACDAILDAGQFSRLNYFLKLSHKSILIIKMSFTLSLLYNVVGLAFAVTGNLLPLVAAIIMPLSTITIVSFVTIMSNYFSKNSLK, from the coding sequence ATGAGTGAGCAGAATTGTTTTCATTGTGGACTGATTATTCCTAAAAATGAAGAGATCAATTTTGATGAAAAAAAGTTTTGTTGTACAGGCTGTAAAACAGTTTACGAAATTTTTAGTCTAAATGATTTAACCTGCTATTATGATTTTGAAAAATCTCCCGGAGCAACACCACAGGATATTCAGGGTAAATATGATTTTTTAGAAAACGAGGCTATTATTTCAAAAGTACTGGAATTTCAGGAAGGGAACACAGCTATCGTTTCGCTTAGTATTCCGCACATTCATTGCAGTTCCTGTATTTGGATTCTTGAAAATCTCAATCGTCTGCAGCCGGGCATAAGTACCTCACAAGTTAATTTTCCTGAGAAAAAAGTCCGAATCACATTTAATTCTGATGTTGTTTCCTTAAAAGAAATAGCCTATCTCCTTAGTTCAATTGGGTACGAACCATATATTAGTTTAGAAAATTACGAAACAGGAAAAAATAAAGTAGACAGAAGTTTAACATATAAACTGGGTGTCGCTTTCTTTTGTTTTGGAAATATCATGCTGCTTTCATTTCCTGAGTATTTTGAAATGAAAGAATTCTGGCTGGACAGTTATAAACCATTTTTCAGGCTGCTAATTTTTGTTTTGGCGTTGCCAAGCTTTTTATATTCTGCAAGTGGTTATTATGTTTCGGCTTATCACAGTATCAGAACCAGAATGCTGAATATCGATATTCCAATTGCTTTGGGAATTATCGTTATGTTTATTCGAAGCTCTTACGATATGCTGATGGACCACGGACCGGGCTTTTTTGACAGTCTGGCGAGTTTGGTGTTTTTTATGCTTCTCGGAAAAATGTTTCAGATTAAAACCTATAGCTTTTTAAGTTTTGAACGTGACTTTAAATCGTATTTTCCAATTGCTGTTACCAGAATCAATTCTGATTTATCCGAAGAAAGTGTTCCTATTTACGATGTTCAAAAAGGAAACAGACTTCTTATCAGAAATCAGGAATTAATTCCCGTTGATGGTATTTTAATAAGCGAAAAAGCCGAAATTGATTACAGTTTCGTTACCGGTGAAGCAGTACCGATAACCAAAGTATCCGGTGATAAAGTATTTGCGGGAGGAAAACAAATAGGAAAAGTGATTGAAATGGAAGTATTGCATTCTGTCTCACAAAGTTACCTGACACAATTGTGGAGTAATGAAATTTTCCAGAAAAAAGTAGATCAAAAACACAAAACAATTACTGATGCCATAAGCCGTTATTTTACACCTATCTTACTGTTGATAGCCTTTGGAGGTTTCGGTTACTGGATATTCTTTGATGCCAATACCGCATTTAATGTTTTTACAGCAGTTTTAATCGTGGCCTGTCCATGCGCATTGGCACTTACAGCTCCGTTTACTTTTGGAAATATTCTCCGAATTATGGGAAAACAAAAAATGTACCTGAAAAATGCATTGGTTATCGAGCAGCTGGCAAAGGTAGATACTATAGTTTTTGATAAAACAGGAACCATAACTACGAATAAAAAATCGAATATTTTGTATGAAGGAAATGAACTTTCCGAGCAAAATTACGAATTGATAAAAAATGTTTTAAGAGGTTCTAATCACCCTTTAAGCCGAATGTTGTATGATTTTTTACCGGAATACAAACGTGTTAAAGTGGCTGATTTTCAGGAAATAACAGGAAAGGGGATTCTTGCTGTCGTGGACAATAAAGAAATCAAAATTGGGTCAGCCTCCTTTGTAGAAAGCTCAGTTTTGGATACTTCTGAAATTGAACGTACGTCACTTTATATTAAAATAGATAACGTTAATTACGGAAAATTTGTTTTCCAGAATCAATATCGTGAAGGGCTTCAAAACTTGTTTAATACTCTTAGTAAAGACTATAACATCAAAGTTTTATCGGGAGATAATGATGGTGAAAGAGCGAATCTTGAGGCCATTCTGCCTAAGAATACCGAATTGATTTTTAATCAAAAACCAGAACAGAAACTTGAATTCATTAAGAATCTGCAAGACACAGGAAAAAATGTAATGATGGTTGGAGATGGATTAAATGATGCCGGAGCTTTGGCACAGAGTAATGTTGGTATTTCGGTTTCAGAAAACGTAAATGTTTTCTCACCGGCCTGCGATGCTATTTTGGATGCAGGTCAATTTTCACGTCTGAATTACTTCTTAAAACTCTCTCATAAATCCATTTTGATTATCAAGATGAGTTTTACTTTATCACTGCTTTATAATGTTGTGGGACTGGCTTTTGCAGTTACAGGAAACCTGCTTCCTTTAGTGGCAGCAATCATTATGCCGTTGAGTACAATTACCATCGTAAGTTTTGTAACTATTATGTCTAACTACTTTAGTAAGAACAGTTTAAAATGA
- a CDS encoding cbb3-type cytochrome c oxidase N-terminal domain-containing protein, with protein sequence MKKFFPVYVRVPLIFFIVFALMEFFIDSGDKPAFVKYPMVSVFLVVFLFILIAIEITLSAVNRVMYQLMTPEEKAKADYENSLSLKESTWFKDLMHKLTKTEPMSKEADLLMDHDYDGIKELDNNLPPWWVYLFYICIIFGVVYVIHYDVLGGDDQEMELKKEMAQAKIDVEEYLKTAPDLMDEKTVVLLSDAPSLEEGKTIFTANCAACHRADGGGQIGPNLTDDHWILGGGIKNLFHTITNGGRDGKGMIAWKGTLKPKEIQKVASYILSLQGSNPKDPKEAEGEVWVDDAAPAKTDSAADKPADSTAIKK encoded by the coding sequence ATGAAAAAATTTTTCCCAGTATATGTTAGAGTACCGTTGATTTTCTTCATCGTATTTGCTTTAATGGAATTTTTTATAGACTCAGGAGATAAACCTGCTTTTGTAAAATACCCAATGGTTTCTGTCTTTTTGGTTGTCTTTTTATTCATTCTTATTGCTATCGAAATTACACTGAGTGCAGTAAACAGAGTAATGTATCAATTAATGACGCCGGAAGAAAAAGCGAAGGCAGATTATGAGAACAGCTTAAGCTTAAAAGAAAGTACATGGTTTAAAGACTTAATGCATAAGCTTACTAAAACAGAACCAATGTCTAAAGAGGCAGATCTGTTGATGGATCATGATTATGACGGAATTAAAGAACTTGATAATAATTTACCGCCTTGGTGGGTATATTTATTCTATATCTGTATTATTTTCGGTGTAGTTTACGTTATTCATTATGATGTATTAGGAGGTGATGACCAGGAGATGGAGCTGAAAAAAGAAATGGCTCAGGCAAAAATAGATGTCGAGGAGTATCTAAAAACAGCCCCGGACCTGATGGATGAAAAAACAGTTGTATTACTTTCTGATGCACCTAGTTTAGAAGAAGGTAAAACAATTTTTACAGCCAATTGTGCAGCTTGTCACCGTGCTGATGGAGGAGGTCAGATTGGACCAAACCTTACAGATGATCACTGGATTTTAGGGGGAGGAATTAAAAATCTTTTCCATACCATTACAAACGGAGGACGTGACGGAAAAGGGATGATCGCCTGGAAAGGAACCCTTAAGCCAAAAGAAATTCAAAAAGTTGCGAGCTACATTCTATCATTGCAAGGAAGTAATCCTAAAGATCCAAAAGAAGCCGAAGGCGAAGTTTGGGTTGATGATGCCGCGCCCGCAAAAACAGATTCTGCAGCAGATAAACCCGCTGACAGCACTGCAATAAAAAAATAA
- the mazG gene encoding nucleoside triphosphate pyrophosphohydrolase has translation MSRELQLKAFERLLIIMDELREQCPWDKKQTLQSLRHLTIEETYELGDAILDNDLNEVKKELGDLLLHIVFYAKIGSETNDFDIADVCNEICDKLIHRHPHIYSDTVVKDEEEVKQNWEKLKLKEGKKSVLEGVPRSLPALVKASRIQDKVKGVGFDWEEPHQVWDKVQEELEELQAEVKSGDQDKIEAEFGDVLFSIINYARFLNVNPEDALERTNKKFIKRFQYLENKAAELGRPLMDMTLAEMDVFWNEAKKQ, from the coding sequence ATGAGCAGAGAACTTCAGTTAAAAGCTTTCGAAAGATTATTAATTATAATGGATGAACTTCGTGAACAGTGCCCGTGGGATAAAAAACAAACACTGCAGTCACTTAGACATTTAACAATCGAAGAGACTTACGAATTAGGTGATGCTATTTTAGATAATGATTTAAATGAAGTTAAAAAAGAGCTGGGCGATTTATTGCTTCATATTGTTTTTTATGCTAAAATAGGCTCAGAAACGAATGATTTTGATATAGCTGATGTCTGCAATGAAATCTGTGATAAATTAATTCACCGCCATCCTCATATTTACAGTGATACAGTTGTAAAAGATGAAGAAGAAGTAAAACAAAACTGGGAAAAACTTAAACTTAAAGAAGGAAAGAAATCCGTTTTGGAAGGTGTGCCGAGAAGTCTGCCGGCGCTTGTAAAAGCAAGCAGGATTCAGGACAAGGTAAAAGGTGTTGGTTTTGACTGGGAAGAACCGCATCAGGTTTGGGACAAAGTCCAGGAAGAACTGGAAGAACTTCAGGCAGAGGTAAAATCAGGCGATCAGGATAAAATTGAAGCCGAATTTGGAGATGTTTTGTTTTCAATAATTAACTACGCCCGATTCCTGAATGTAAATCCGGAAGACGCATTAGAACGTACTAATAAAAAGTTTATTAAGCGTTTTCAATATCTGGAAAATAAAGCAGCCGAATTAGGCAGGCCCTTAATGGATATGACTTTGGCTGAAATGGATGTTTTTTGGAACGAAGCTAAAAAGCAATAA
- a CDS encoding CcoQ/FixQ family Cbb3-type cytochrome c oxidase assembly chaperone yields MFEQIKHNMETISGIEIYPILSLLIFFFFFVGLGFWVFSYRKEKIQEMSNIPLDEGLSVITKDR; encoded by the coding sequence ATGTTTGAACAAATAAAACACAATATGGAAACAATATCGGGTATAGAAATTTACCCGATTCTTTCCCTCTTGATTTTCTTCTTCTTTTTCGTAGGATTAGGCTTTTGGGTATTCTCTTATAGAAAAGAAAAAATTCAGGAAATGAGCAATATACCTTTAGATGAAGGACTTAGTGTAATTACAAAAGATAGATAA
- the ccoS gene encoding cbb3-type cytochrome oxidase assembly protein CcoS gives MSVIYLLISVSIFVAVCFFIAFIVAVKSGQYDDDYTPSVRILFDDETKIISQNNNSPIEEKQV, from the coding sequence ATGAGTGTTATTTATCTATTAATTTCAGTAAGTATTTTCGTTGCAGTATGCTTTTTTATTGCATTTATCGTCGCTGTTAAGTCCGGACAGTACGATGATGATTATACGCCGTCAGTGCGAATTCTTTTTGATGACGAGACCAAAATTATTTCTCAAAATAATAATTCACCAATAGAAGAAAAACAAGTATAA
- a CDS encoding Crp/Fnr family transcriptional regulator codes for MSKCDQCIVRQLSSLKALNKDEVVKLASSKTTYTIKKGEAIFEEGEVTNGVFCVKDGVGKLSKLSANGKDQIVKLVKSGELLGQRSMISNEPANLSAKAIADMEVCFIPKAEIIHFFNTNNQFSLNLMQSVCEDLKESDNDKIALVQKTVKQRLAETLLQLHEDFGENQDKTLKVQLTREELAGIIGTATESCIRLLSDFNKMELIELVGKKIMLKNIKALKKLAE; via the coding sequence ATGAGTAAATGTGATCAATGTATCGTAAGACAGCTTTCTTCTTTAAAAGCCCTGAACAAAGATGAGGTCGTAAAACTGGCTAGCAGTAAAACCACTTACACAATTAAAAAAGGGGAAGCAATTTTTGAAGAAGGTGAAGTAACTAATGGTGTTTTTTGTGTTAAAGACGGCGTTGGAAAGCTATCAAAGCTTAGTGCAAATGGAAAAGACCAAATTGTGAAACTTGTTAAGTCTGGTGAACTTCTGGGACAGCGCTCTATGATTAGTAATGAGCCTGCTAATTTATCTGCAAAAGCTATTGCAGATATGGAAGTTTGTTTTATTCCTAAAGCCGAAATTATTCATTTCTTTAACACCAACAATCAGTTTTCTTTGAATCTGATGCAGTCTGTATGCGAAGATTTGAAAGAATCTGATAATGACAAAATTGCTTTAGTCCAGAAAACCGTAAAACAGCGTCTGGCAGAAACTTTACTGCAGCTGCATGAGGATTTTGGCGAAAATCAGGATAAGACTTTAAAAGTACAGCTTACCAGAGAAGAACTCGCCGGAATAATTGGAACTGCAACAGAAAGCTGTATCCGTTTATTATCTGATTTTAATAAAATGGAATTGATTGAATTAGTTGGTAAAAAAATAATGCTGAAAAATATAAAAGCATTAAAAAAACTGGCTGAATAA
- the ccoN gene encoding cytochrome-c oxidase, cbb3-type subunit I yields the protein MEMEQFYYDNKIVKKFIYATILFGVVGMLVGLTLAVMYLFPNLTDGISWLSYGRLRPLHTNAVIFAFVGNAFFAGMYYSMQRLLKARMFSDFLSNLHFWGWQLIIVAAAITLPLGYTSSKEYAELEWPIDIAIALIWVVMGINMVGTMLKRRERHLYVAIWFYIATFVTVAVLHIFNNIEIPVSGLKSYSVYAGVQDALVQWWYGHNAVAFFLTTPFLGLMYYFIPKVANRPVYSYRLSIIHFWSLIFIYIWAGPHHLLYSALPNWAQNLGVAFSVMLIAPSWGGMINGLLTLRGAWDKVREEPVLKFFVVAITGYGMATFEGPMLSFKNFNAIAHYTDWIVAHVHVGALAWNGFMSFGIIYWLIPRMTKTTLFSKKLANFHFWIGTLGIIVYTIPLYVAGFQQASMWKQFNPDGTLTYGNFLETVTAVMPMYWMRAIGGTFYLIGMLTLVYNIIMTVKAGETIEDELAQAPALQKINKNRLSGEKFHSWLERKPIQLTILATIAILIGGIIQIVPTIMVKSNIPTISSVKPYTPLELEGRDLYIREGCVGCHSQSVRPFRSEVERYGVQAKAGEFVYDHPFLWGSKRTGPDLLRVGGKYNDNWHFNHMWNPQSTSAGSIMPGYKWLFDNKPMDISLTQRKMKAMISLGVPYSEEDVANAQRTLREQAVKIEKSLESDPDFVKSYEDSRKKAAAKGEKFIPMNEREIVALIAYIQRLGTDIKVKTSK from the coding sequence ATGGAAATGGAACAGTTTTATTACGACAACAAAATTGTAAAAAAATTCATTTACGCTACTATTCTCTTTGGGGTAGTAGGTATGTTAGTGGGGCTGACCCTGGCGGTTATGTACCTTTTTCCCAACCTGACAGACGGAATCTCGTGGCTTAGTTACGGTCGTTTAAGACCATTGCACACAAACGCTGTCATTTTTGCCTTTGTTGGGAACGCTTTTTTTGCCGGAATGTATTATTCTATGCAAAGATTGCTAAAAGCCAGAATGTTCAGTGATTTTTTAAGCAATTTACATTTCTGGGGCTGGCAGCTTATCATTGTGGCAGCTGCAATCACATTACCATTAGGGTATACTTCTTCAAAAGAATATGCTGAACTTGAGTGGCCTATTGATATTGCAATAGCGTTAATCTGGGTTGTAATGGGGATCAATATGGTGGGTACAATGCTTAAACGCAGGGAGCGTCACTTATATGTGGCAATCTGGTTTTACATAGCTACATTCGTTACCGTTGCTGTATTGCATATTTTTAACAACATCGAAATTCCGGTTTCAGGATTAAAAAGTTACTCTGTTTATGCAGGTGTTCAGGACGCACTTGTACAATGGTGGTACGGACATAATGCGGTGGCATTTTTCTTAACTACACCTTTCTTAGGATTGATGTACTATTTTATTCCAAAGGTTGCCAATCGACCAGTCTATTCTTATAGATTATCTATTATTCACTTTTGGTCTTTAATTTTTATCTATATCTGGGCTGGACCGCACCATTTATTATATTCAGCTTTACCAAACTGGGCTCAAAATTTAGGAGTTGCATTTTCAGTAATGCTTATCGCTCCGTCTTGGGGAGGTATGATCAACGGACTTTTAACATTAAGAGGTGCGTGGGATAAAGTTCGTGAAGAACCGGTTTTAAAATTCTTCGTAGTAGCGATTACAGGTTACGGAATGGCAACTTTTGAAGGACCAATGCTTTCTTTTAAAAACTTTAATGCTATTGCGCATTATACTGACTGGATCGTAGCGCACGTACACGTAGGAGCTTTAGCATGGAACGGATTTATGTCATTTGGTATTATCTATTGGTTAATTCCGCGAATGACCAAAACAACGTTATTCTCTAAGAAACTGGCAAACTTCCATTTCTGGATTGGTACTCTAGGGATCATTGTGTACACTATTCCATTATATGTAGCTGGTTTTCAACAAGCTTCAATGTGGAAACAATTTAACCCGGACGGTACTTTAACCTATGGAAACTTCCTTGAAACGGTTACTGCTGTTATGCCAATGTATTGGATGAGAGCTATTGGAGGTACATTCTATTTAATCGGAATGCTTACACTGGTGTATAACATCATTATGACTGTTAAAGCTGGTGAAACAATCGAAGACGAATTAGCACAAGCTCCGGCTTTACAAAAAATAAACAAAAACAGATTAAGTGGAGAAAAATTCCACTCATGGTTAGAAAGAAAACCAATTCAGTTAACCATTTTAGCTACAATTGCTATTTTAATTGGAGGTATTATTCAAATTGTACCAACTATTATGGTTAAATCGAATATACCAACTATTTCAAGCGTAAAACCATATACACCGTTAGAGCTTGAAGGACGTGATTTATATATCAGAGAAGGCTGTGTAGGTTGTCACTCACAATCAGTTCGTCCTTTTAGAAGCGAAGTGGAACGTTACGGAGTTCAGGCAAAAGCAGGGGAGTTTGTTTACGACCATCCATTCTTATGGGGATCAAAACGTACAGGTCCGGATTTATTAAGAGTTGGAGGTAAATATAATGACAACTGGCACTTTAATCATATGTGGAATCCTCAAAGTACATCAGCAGGATCTATCATGCCGGGTTACAAATGGTTATTTGACAATAAACCAATGGATATCTCACTGACTCAAAGAAAGATGAAAGCCATGATTTCACTTGGTGTTCCTTACAGTGAAGAAGATGTTGCAAATGCACAAAGAACGTTAAGAGAACAGGCAGTTAAAATTGAAAAAAGCTTAGAAAGCGATCCTGACTTTGTGAAAAGTTACGAAGACAGCCGTAAAAAAGCTGCTGCAAAAGGAGAAAAATTCATTCCGATGAATGAAAGAGAGATCGTTGCTTTGATTGCTTATATACAAAGACTTGGTACTGATATTAAAGTAAAAACTTCAAAATAA